The window TGATCTCATCAGGAAGATGTCACCAGTGAGTATGTTTGTTACCTCTGTTCATTTCTAAGCCTACTATGTGGTTATGTTCTAAGGGAACATTTCTTCCaaaggttgatttttttttaatggtgaaaATAGAAATTTTGTGAGTAATCATATTACTGTAAATGCAGGGCCACTGATGAAGGAAGAAATGATGAGAAGGActacatcttatcagaaggctaatttattactttactatattatattaaagaatactaaactacactgaagaatacagaaaagatacttactgaatgctaaaaaaataataatgaaaactcatgactctttccagagtcccgacacagcttggtcCCAATTGGCCCTAATGAggcaaaacaactcacagcagaatccaatgaaacaatcccctgtgggtgaacaatctccaagcacattccacatgagcacaacacaggagaagcaaatgagctaagatttgtttttcttttctctgaggtttctcactgcctttcagcttcccaggagaaaaaccctgggcaaaGGAATTATAttcagggaatgtgaatgccacaatcaCACAGCACATTGTACATGTTGGGGAGACTAAAAAAATCCCTGGGTTTTAGTATAAGTTAGCATTCATCAGAATTAATGCAAACAGGAGTCCTGACTATTAAATATTTGCTGTAATGTTTTTGAGATTGAAAGAGGAATTTCTAGATCTGTGGCTATAACTGGAGAGACCCTGTAAGTACAGCTAGGCCTTGATCCTGCTGATGGCCTTGGGGCCAAACATTGTGAACACCCAGTGCAGATCACTCTTCCCTGAGGGCAGGCTGTGCATGCCCAGTCTCACTCATCCATCTGAGTTTCCAGAGGTTTTCAGTATTAAGACCTTTGCCAAGTATTGCTTCTAGTTTAAATAATCTGGATGACAGACATAGTGCTAAATGTAGGCTGGGGTGAGCCTCTCAACAGCTCTAGTGTGACAGTAAGTCTGCATGTGTTCATAGCAGATTTAATCATATAAAGTTTTATCAGCCAGGAATGAAAACACAGAAATTGCTATCCTCCCCCAATCCCTCTTTGTACTATATCCCAGGGATATTCAGGATATACTGAATAGCTGAATACTGATAAAATACTGGTGTGTGAATCCAGGGTGAGTTAATTTTAGTGTTCTATTGTACTTGTATTACAAGCTCTCTTGAGAAACCCAGACAACTGTTCCTCTCCTCTTTCCTCAGCGTACCGGGGACACCAAGCCCAACTTCTTCCAGGATTGCCTAATGGAGGTGTTTGATAATTTAGAGCAGCACATTCAGAACCCTGTGGTTCTGCAGTCCATCCTGAGGCTCATGGAGAGAGGCACGATGGTTCTGACTACAAACTATGATAACCTGCTTGAAATATTTGGTCAGCAGCAGGGTAAACCCATGGAATCTTTAGACCTTAAAGATAAGGATAAGGTAGGATGAGAGCTGTAAAATTATTAGACTTAATTTATGACAAGTTGGCACATAAGCTGCACTGAAAGATGTTTTCCTGTTTAATGCCCAGACATTTCTTTTACATATCTCTTTATTCTGAATAATCTGGTAACAGTTACCAAGGAGAATTTCAGTGACATGTTTGCCAACTGGAAAAACCCACAAATTATTTAACTTGTGTAAAGTCATTGTTAAAATGCCAAATCGAATTTCACCTGGCTGGTAGTTAATTTGCTGTTCATAcctttctgtcagtgctgctggaacTTGCTCCTTGGTTGACTGGCTGTTTAACCCAAAAAGCCAGAGACAGCTGCTGTGTCAGCCATCACCTCTTTGTAATTACTAATTACACAGCTCACTTTAAATCATAACAATCTCTTGCTGTAGGAAAGTGCTAAAGGAGTTGTTTCTGCTTTAAGTGGTTTTTAAGTCAGTTCAGCTGTATAGTTTTGCAGATTCATGGTGAGTGTGGTGTATAATAATAAAAGGATGTATCTTGCATGATGTGCTTTAGGTTCTTCAGTGGGCAAGGGGCCATGTAAAATATGGAGTTCTTCATATTCATGGCTTATATACAGATCCCTGTGGAATGGTGCTCGATCCCTCAGGATATAAAGATGTTACTCAAGATCCTGAAGTCATGGTTTGTATGACCTTTAAAATTTTGACTATGTTTTGCCAAACAGTTTTCTTGTAATCACTGCAGACAAGATATCTAAGGTTCTGTGGGATCATATAAATTAAATACTTGGGGACCAGAGGAACTATTCAGAATTATTCAGGAAGATGCCTCTGTTGCAAGGGCAGTCTGTGCCCTTGGCTGTGTAAATCACAACCAAACCCCTCAGCTGGAGGTCACAGTTTGTGTTTATCTCTGGAAAGAACAGGAACCTCAAAATACTGGACACCAGGACAAGGATTCATCATCATATGATTGCTAGGTTTCTAGGGGTTTAAACCAGTACCAGGATCCTGAATTAATGTCATGTTAGCTGTCATAGGAAGTCAAACATTTGGTCAGGAATACTCATTTTCCATATTTAGAGGTTGATTTACAATATTCTGTCACCCCAATTCTTTCATTTTAAATTCCGTGTCTGGCAGCACTTACATGCCTATTTAAATTAAATGgaatggcttgggctggaagggaccttaaagatcatcttgttcctaCTCCCATATTTGTATTATAAATTTGTCCTTTTTTATGTGTAGGAACAATGCCTTTGAAATGTCAGTTTGGCCTGGTCCTAAAACATTTGCTTTTTTCAAGTCACAAATGAGGTTCTGCTCCGCTGAACCTTTTCTGGCTGATTGTATTTTAAAAGTTCTGACCTTGGCTTTTGCCTGCTGAAGTAAATGTGgctcttctttctttctgttcCTTCACAGGAGGTTCTCCAGAACTTGTACAGAACCAAATCCTTTTTGTTTTTGGGCTGTGGAGAGACTCTGCGTGACCAGATATTCCAGGCTCTTTTTCTTTACACAGTAAAGAACAAAGTGGATCTAGAACATTACATGTTGGTGCTTAAAGAAAATGAAGACCACTTTTTTAAGCTGCAGGCAGATATGCTGCTGCATGGAATAAAAGTGGTGTCCTATGGGGACTGCTTCCAACAATTCCCAGAGTATGTCCAGGATCTGACTGCTCAAATCTGCAAACAGAGAAGTCCAGGTAATGTGGCCTCTTCACCAGCACAATCTGCAGCAGGTCCTGGGCAGTTTTCCCTGCCTGAACTCTGCAGCTGATCCAAGGCACTCACCTCATGTGCAGCTTTGTTGCTTGTGAGGGACATGTGGCCAAACTGTAACTAGATGTTTTTTATTTAAATCTGTGGATTTCAGGGGTCTGTGGATTCTTGCAAATTTAATCTTGAATTCTGGATTTGTGTCTTTGTTAGTATTTGGTAAAGATGTTCACTTAATATGTATTTATGATGTGAACTACTTAAGCTTATTGAGTATTACATTGTCAGAAATCTGACTTGTCAGGAAAAGAGATTAAGAGAATTGAGGGGATTAGCTGGTGGGATAAGCTGGTTGAGCCACAATATCTGACTGAGCATAGAATGGGAAATTTAATCACTGCATCCAGTAAGTGTTTGGCTTAGTACCCTTAGGGTTGTGAAGAGAATGAAGAGAAACAACAACTGTATGTCTAAGGAGAGAGATTTCTTTAATGTTTTCCAAACAAGGACAGTTCAGTTTTGGTTTATCCAGAGAACAGAGGAAAATAACTAAATGACCTTGGGAAGAATCACTATTTGACAGCTCTTCTATTTATCATTTCAGTGAAACTGTTTTGTCTAAAATTATTCCCAGTTGCTGCATAGGAGGAACCTTTCCCTGAAAAGTGTGTGTCCAAATTAATATCCTGGGTTTTGTGACTTGGTGAATATTCCAATTAGACTGCATTATGTTTTTCTTTCCATGAAGGGTAGAAAAAATATTTATCACACCACTGAGGTTTCAGGAAGTTTGTCTGATTTGCAGCAGACTTGTAAGAAGAGGGACCTTACTCAGATTTGAAAACCTTGTGATCTCATTTACAAGTCAAGATCCCAAACAAACCCATTTTCAGGTGTGCAGAAGTGCTCTGTACGTCACCCAACTGTCaggatttggtttttttgtgcCTATTTACAAACTCTATCCTAAGATGTAGCAGGGGGAGTTGTTAAGAGGGTTATATCAAAGAAATGAGAAATGCAAAACCAAGATAAGCCTGATGCAGACCGGGGACTACAGGAAAAGGAAcacagcaaaccacaggcagcccAGGAATCCTGGAATGCCTTGAGGACCAGTTCCTAGGAGAGGTGAAAGAGCCCAACAGAGGAGAGGCTCAGCTGCACCTGAGAACAGGGTTGGTAGTAACCTGAACTGGAGTAATCCTGTCCTGGTGGAATTCTCAATCTGTTAAACCATGAATGAAGTTGCTTAGCCATATGATTTGAAAAACTCTGTCAACTGGGGAAGTTCCCACTGACTGGAAAAGAGGAAACACAACCCCTacttttaaaaagggaaaaattgcaAACTTGGGGGATGTAGGTAAAAAAATGGGCTGGATGGTCACCAGGCTGGACAGGTTTAGAGCAGCCTGgcatagtgggaggtgtcccagcccttggcaggagggtggaactggatgagttttaacatcccttccaacccagaccattctgggattctaaatACAACCTTGCTGTTTTGGGATGGTGCATAAAAGTGTAAAAACTTCCTGGATGCTCCTGTGTGTTGCTGATGTCTCTTACGCTTCTCTAGATGCTGACCGGGTGGACAGCACAACGCTCTTGGGTAagtaatgtttttatttttacagaaagTTCCATTGTCCTACCCACACAAGAAAATTATTTCCAAAGTAATTAAGTGATTACTGTGCATTTAGCTCTGAAAGTTTGCTGAATGCTCTTTTTTACTCTctggttttctttctgcttagcAGCAGGTAACTAATGGCCTTTTCAGGTCTATCAAATGACAAATTATTACCTCAGAGTACTCTGGTGAATGCTAGTAActttttatttacattttctgGAGCTTTTACATGCTAACATCAATGAGATTTTTGCCTTAGATTTCCAAATACATGTTTCTGTTCCAAAAGCCTCCCTTAAGGGGGTCAGGAAGAGTGAATCTCAAGGGTGTGATACTGAAGGTGATTTTACAGCTGAGCTGTTCAGGTTGCTCTGTGCTATTTCTGTGAATA of the Melospiza melodia melodia isolate bMelMel2 chromosome 4, bMelMel2.pri, whole genome shotgun sequence genome contains:
- the FAM118A gene encoding protein FAM118A isoform X1 produces the protein MHDAPATPASPTVPSVEPHKGSEMDSPEGASIRSEQKYRKFLKSLIRKQPRDLLLVIGTGVSAAVAPGIPALCSWRSCIEAVLGAAEQLEVLHPGDVAEFRKKVAKERDLLVVAHDLIRKMSPRTGDTKPNFFQDCLMEVFDNLEQHIQNPVVLQSILRLMERGTMVLTTNYDNLLEIFGQQQGKPMESLDLKDKDKVLQWARGHVKYGVLHIHGLYTDPCGMVLDPSGYKDVTQDPEVMEVLQNLYRTKSFLFLGCGETLRDQIFQALFLYTVKNKVDLEHYMLVLKENEDHFFKLQADMLLHGIKVVSYGDCFQQFPEYVQDLTAQICKQRSPDADRVDSTTLLGTSCVDCAKRKLGESGTDSPKRIKESDMPTLE
- the FAM118A gene encoding protein FAM118A isoform X2, translated to MDSPEGASIRSEQKYRKFLKSLIRKQPRDLLLVIGTGVSAAVAPGIPALCSWRSCIEAVLGAAEQLEVLHPGDVAEFRKKVAKERDLLVVAHDLIRKMSPRTGDTKPNFFQDCLMEVFDNLEQHIQNPVVLQSILRLMERGTMVLTTNYDNLLEIFGQQQGKPMESLDLKDKDKVLQWARGHVKYGVLHIHGLYTDPCGMVLDPSGYKDVTQDPEVMEVLQNLYRTKSFLFLGCGETLRDQIFQALFLYTVKNKVDLEHYMLVLKENEDHFFKLQADMLLHGIKVVSYGDCFQQFPEYVQDLTAQICKQRSPDADRVDSTTLLGTSCVDCAKRKLGESGTDSPKRIKESDMPTLE
- the FAM118A gene encoding protein FAM118A isoform X3; translated protein: MSKQKFLKSLIRKQPRDLLLVIGTGVSAAVAPGIPALCSWRSCIEAVLGAAEQLEVLHPGDVAEFRKKVAKERDLLVVAHDLIRKMSPRTGDTKPNFFQDCLMEVFDNLEQHIQNPVVLQSILRLMERGTMVLTTNYDNLLEIFGQQQGKPMESLDLKDKDKVLQWARGHVKYGVLHIHGLYTDPCGMVLDPSGYKDVTQDPEVMEVLQNLYRTKSFLFLGCGETLRDQIFQALFLYTVKNKVDLEHYMLVLKENEDHFFKLQADMLLHGIKVVSYGDCFQQFPEYVQDLTAQICKQRSPDADRVDSTTLLGTSCVDCAKRKLGESGTDSPKRIKESDMPTLE